A region from the Gossypium hirsutum isolate 1008001.06 chromosome A08, Gossypium_hirsutum_v2.1, whole genome shotgun sequence genome encodes:
- the LOC107926978 gene encoding DNA-directed RNA polymerase IV subunit 1 isoform X1, whose amino-acid sequence MVVSVNAIFFCRLRSQKSMASMESDSSEGQENSTAFLTGIKFHVSNDADNENMSILEITAPSEVSDPRLGFPNFSNHCTTCDARDMKQCEGHFGVIKFPYTILHPFFLSEVVHILNKICPGCKSIRKDLWMKGANSIARLLETKGCKYCVGNSIEWYPPMRFKITSKELFRKSAIMVEVSENSLMKVRKRGRQALPADYWDFIPKDQQQEEGFVKPGRRVLSHAQVRHLLKDVDPEFIKKFISEADSIFLNCFPVTPNSHRVTEIMHTSSNAQRLIFDERTRVYKKLVDFRGLANELSSHVLECLKISKLHVEKPSTEDSALIAALKKNKDSASNMSGLRYMKDVILGKRNDHCFRMVLTGNPNLKLSEIGIPCHVAEKLQIAEQLNRWNEERLKTCCNLRILEKGEIRIRREGKLVRIRHNEKVQVGDTIYRPLNDGDTVLINRPPSIHQHSLIALSVKVLPVNSVVSINPLICSPFRGDFDGDCLHGYVPQSINTRVELSELVSLDRQLINGQSGRNLLSLSHDSLTAAYLVKEDGVLLNLFQMQQLEMFCPNHSPLPAIVKAPLLSNPVWTGKQLFSMLFPPEFDYVFAPSDVVIHNGDLICSSEGSTWLRDADGNLFQSLIKHYQGKILDFLHAAQEVLCEWLSMRGLSVSLLDLYLSPDSDSQKNMMDEIFYGLQEAEQTCNFKQLMVDSCQDFLAGNDEETNRFMVLDVEQMCYEKQRSAALSQASVDSFKQVFRDIQNLLYKYANKENSLFTMFKAGSKGNLLKLVQHSMCLGLQHSLVPLSFRFPHQLSCAAWNNQKSHILTQKVDDTDESAKKYIPYAVVESSFVKGLNPLECFVHSVTTRDTSFSDNADLPGTLSRRLMFFMRDLCTAYDGTVRNAYGDQVVQFCYNTNKGRFSPTSCPDKLVSQGNSLPDGIGGQPVGSLSACAISEAAYSALDQPISLLESSPLLNLKRVLECGSKRSNADQTMSLFLSGKLVSRRHGQEYGALEVKNHLERLIFKDIVSTVSIIFSPQMSSENRFSPWVCHFHVFKDIVKRRRLTVHSIIDALHMHCTNAKRLWKINLPDMQVTSKACSIIDMESEDDTFCITVTIVECKTSRIELDVIEDMVIPSLLEAVVKGFPEIKKVEILWNEEIRVPNSHKSAPGELYLRVSVSGDFGITKLWSVLMNDCLQLMDIIDWTRSHPDNINQFCLAFGIDAGWRFFLNNMKSAISDTGKSILNEHLHLAANCLSATGEFVGLNSKGLKQQREHAFVSSPFMQACFSNPSACFVKAAKTGVADNLQGTIDLLAWGRVPHIGTGGQFDIVYSMKDEELAEPVDVYKLLGDSINSKKQDIEFEIPKVFNSTSEKHSSSFKGALRDSVFDEWKKIETKTRSLLRGRLTLNDVQRLERNLKNILRKYPIDHRVSEADWDTLMMALYFHPHRVEKIGSGAKEIKVGHHPDHADSRCFFLVRTDETTVDFSYRKCVVGALEIIAPRRAQSYKSKWLQHGSL is encoded by the exons ATGGTGGTCTCGGTTAATGCTATTTTCTTTTGTCGTTTGCG AAGTCAAAAGTCAATGGCCTCCATGGAAAGTGACTCATCTGAAGGGCAAGAAAATTCAACTGCCTTTCTCACTGGCATAAAATTTCATGTCTCGAACGATGCTGATAAT GAGAACATGTCTATCTTGGAAATTACTGCACCCAGTGAGGTGTCTGATCCTAGGTTGGGGTTTCCGAATTTTTCTAATCATTGCACCACTTGTGATGCCAGAGATATGAAACAATGTGAAG GCCATTTTGGGGTTATTAAATTTCCATACACAATACTCCATCCATTTTTTCTTTCAGAAGTTGTACATATATTAAATAAGATTTGTCCAGGATGTAAATCGATCCGGAAAGATCTATGGATGAAG GGTGCCAATTCTATAGCCAGATTACTTGAAACGAAGGGGTGTAAATATTGTGTT GGGAATTCAATAGAGTGGTATCCACCCATGAGATTCAAGATAACCTCGAAAGAGCTTTTCAGAAAAAGTGCAATCATGGTAGAGGTAAGTGAAAATTCTTTAATGAAGGTCCGGAAGAGAGGAAGGCAAGCATTACCTGCAGATTACTGGGACTTTATTCCAAAAGATCAACAACAAGAAGAAGGTTTTGTGAAACCAGGTAGAAGAGTCCTATCACATGCCCAG GTTCGACATTTGTTGAAGGACGTTGATCCAGAGTTCATTAAAAAGTTTATTTCAGAAGCAGACTCTATTTTCCTCAATTGTTTTCCTGTGACACCCAATAGTCACCGAGTGACAGAAATCATGCATACATCTTCTAATGCGCAGCGATTGATCTTT GATGAAAGAACCAGGGTTTACAAGAAACTGGTTGATTTCAGAGGGCTAGCAAATGAATTGAGCTCTCATGTATTGGAATGCCTAAAAATTTCTAAG CTGCATGTGGAGAAGCCATCAACTGAAGATTCTGCACTCATTGCTGCTCTGAAAAAGAATAAAGATTCTGCTTCCAACATGTCAGGTTTAAGATATATGaaagatgttattcttgggaagAGAAATGATCATTGCTTCCGCATGGTTCTTACTGGAAACCCAAATCTTAAACTGTCTGAGATTGGTATCCCATGTCATGTTGCCGAGAAATTGCAAATCGCTGAGCAACTGAACAGGTGGAATGAGGAGAGATTGAAAACTTGTTGTAATCTGCGTATTCTTGAGAAGGGTGAGATTCGCATTAGGAGAGAAGGTAAATTAGTTAGAATTCGTCATAATGAAAAGGTCCAAGTAGGGGACACTATCTATAGGCCCCTAAATGATGGGGATACAGTACTTATAAATAGACCTCCTTCTATACATCAACACTCTCTCATTGCACTATCTGTTAAAGTTCTACCTGTCAATTCAGTTGTTTCGATAAACCCACTAATATGTTCCCCTTTTCGTGGAGATTTTGATGGTGATTGCCTTCATGGTTATGTTCCTCAGTCCATTAACACAAGGGTTGAGCTCAGTGAGCTTGTTTCTTTGGATAGGCAGCTAATTAATGGCCAAAGTGGTCGAAATCTGCTTTCACTCAGTCATGATAGTTTAACGGCTGCTTATTTGGTCAAGGAGGATGGGGTACTATTGAACCTGTTCCAGATGCAACAGCTGGAAATGTTCTGTCCTAATCATTCACCGTTGCCAGCGATTGTCAAAGCTCCTTTGCTAAGTAATCCTGTTTGGACTGGAAAGCAGTTATTTAGCATGCTCTTTCCTCccgaatttgattatgtttttgcACCAAGTGATGTTGTAATCCACAATGGGGATCTCATATGTTCTTCTGAAGGGTCTACTTGGCTACGAGATGCTGACGGCAACCTTTTCCAAAGTCTTATTAAGCATTACCAAGGAAAGATCCTTGACTTTTTGCATGCTGCTCAGGAAGTTCTTTGTGAGTGGTTGTCAATGAGGGGTTTGAGTGTTTCACTCTTGGACCTATATCTATCTCCTGACTCAGATTCACAAAAGAACATGATGGATGAAATCTTCTATGGTCTGCAAGAAGCAGAGCAGACATGTAACTTCAAGCAGTTAATGGTTGATTCTTGTCAAGATTTCCTTGCTGGAAACGATGAAGAAACTAATAGGTTCATGGTTTTGGATGTTGAGCAGATGTGCTATGAGAAACAAAGATCTGCTGCACTTAGCCAAGCTTCTGTTGATTCATTTAAGCAAGTTTTCCGTGATATTCAGAATTTACTCTACAAGTATGCAAATAAAGAGAATTCATTATTCACCATGTTCAAAGCAGGGAGCAAGGGTAACTTGCTGAAGTTAGTACAGCATAGTATGTGTCTTGGATTGCAACATTCACTTGTCCCTTTATCATTCAGATTTCCTCATCAGCTCTCATGTGCTGCATGGAATAATCAAAAGTCTCACATCTTAACCCAAAAGGTTGATGATACTGATGAGTCTGCTAAGAAATATATCCCCTATGCTGTGGTCGAAAGTTCGTTTGTGAAGGGTCTGAATCCATTAGAATGTTTTGTTCATTCAGTGACTACTCGAGACACATCTTTCAGTGACAATGCTGACCTTCCTGGGACGCTGTCACGAAGGTTGATGTTCTTCATGCGTGATCTATGCACAGCATATGATGGAACTGTGAGGAATGCATATGGGGATCAGGTTGTTCAGTTCTGTTATAATACCAATAAGGGTAGATTTAGTCCAACTAGTTGCCCTGACAAATTAGTAAGTCAGGGCAATAGTCTTCCTGATGGAATAGGTGGACAACCTGTTGGTTCATTATCTGCCTGTGCCATTTCTGAGGCTGCATATAGTGCATTGGATCAGCCAATTAGTCTACTTGAATCTTCTCCATTGCTGAACCTGAAg AGGGTCCTTGAGTGTGGTTCTAAAAGAAGCAATGCTGACCAGACTATGTCACTATTTTTATCTGGTAAACTTGTAAGTAGAAGGCACGGTCAGGAGTATGGAGCCTTAGAAGTCAAGAATCATTTGGAGAGGCTGATCTTTAAAGATATTGTGTCTACTGTCTCAATAAT CTTCTCTCCACAGATGTCTAGTGAAAACCGTTTCAGTCCTTGGGTTTGCCATTTTCATGTGTTTAAG GATATTGTGAAAAGGAGGCGGCTTACAGTGCATTCTATTATTGATGCTCTTCACATGCACTGCACCAATGCCAAAAGACTATGGAAAATCAATTTGCCTGACATGCAAGTTACAAGCAA GGCTTGTTCTATTATTGACATGGAAAGTGAAGATGATACGTTTTGTATCACTGTTACAATTGTTGAATGTAAAACTTCTCGTATAGAACTGGATGTGATTGAAGACATGGTGATACCTTCCCTTCTGGAAGCAGTGGTAAAAG gATTCCCGGAGATCAAGAAggtggaaattttatggaatgagGAAATCAGAGTCCCAAATTCTCATAAATCTGCTCCTGGTGAACTTTACTTGAGGGTTTCTGTATCTGGCGATTTTGGTATAACTAAACTCTGGAGTGTGCTTATGAATGATTGCCTCCAACTAATGGATATAATCGATTGGACACGGAGCCATCCAGATAACATTAATCAGTTTTGCTTGGCATTCGGAATAGATGCTGGATGGAGATTTTTTCTCAAT AATATGAAGAGTGCAATATCAGATACTGGCAAGTCTATACTAAATGAACATCTGCATCTTGCTGCCAATTGTCTGTCAGCTACCGGGGAGTTTGTTGGTTTAAATTCAAAAGGCTTGAAACAACAAAGAGAACATGCATTTGTCTCTTCTCCTTTCATGCAAGCATGCTTTTCA AACCCTAGTGCTTGCTTTGTCAAAGCTGCAAAGACTGGAGTTGCGGATAATCTTCAAGGGACCATTGACCTATTGGCTTGGGGAAGGGTTCCTCATATTGGGACTGGTGGACAGTTCGATATAGTCTATTCTATGAAG GATGAAGAGCTTGCAGAACCGGTTGATGTGTATAAGCTGCTAGGAGATTCTATTAATTCCAAGAAGCAGGATATAGAGTTTGAAATACCTAAAGTTTTTAACTCTACATCTGAGAAACATAGTTCTTCATTCAAGGGAGCTCTTCGTGACTCTGTCTTTGATGAGTGGAAGAAGATTGAAACGAAAACAAGGTCACTCTTGAGAGGACGTCTAACCTTGAATGACGTTCAGAGGCTTGAGCGTAATTTAAAGAATATTTTGCGCAA ATATCCTATTGATCACCGGGTAAGTGAAGCTGACTGGGATACCTTGATGATGGCCTTGTACTTTCACCCTCATAGGGTTGAGAAGATCGGATCTGGAGCTAAGGAAATAAAG GTAGGGCATCATCCCGATCATGCAGACAGTCGTTGTTTCTTTTTGGTTAGAACAGATGAGACAACTGTAGATTTCTCATATCGGAAATGTGTTGTCGGTGCACTCGAGATCATTGCACCTCGTAGGGCACAATCCTACAAGTCAAAATGGTTACAACATGGTAGTTTGTAA